Proteins encoded within one genomic window of Paroedura picta isolate Pp20150507F chromosome 17, Ppicta_v3.0, whole genome shotgun sequence:
- the MRTFB gene encoding myocardin-related transcription factor B isoform X6, giving the protein MPPLKSPAAFHEQIRSLERARTENFLKHKIRSRPDRSELVRMHILEETFAEPSLQATQMKLKRARLADDLNEKIAQRPGPMELVEKNILPVDSSVKEAIIAVGQENYPQALEDFSFDEDSSDALSPDQPASQESQGSAASPGEPKAREAPSPPKPAGSTNQYLLLASSVSEFLKPSAGDPHTTHPAPAAPPTANAASTVKHCSGPTLIKQPHPKNPSDKPRSKKCKEPKPRVKKLKYHQYIPPDQKGETAEPQMDTNYARLLQQQQLFLQLQILSQQQQHYNYQAILPAPLKPVSDPQSTSGNGPLTTLNNSTLPTTAGAPRQNNALPNRKPGPLPPSLDDLKVAELKMELKLRGLPVSGTKMDLIERLKPYQDLNNNSVSTSSVSATTTSANNLSNPGEVAAIFPASTLNKPAATSAHCFSSEAPSAGAGSKAMYAERLSSSLPISPSPSEPSNLSSDDANMADALSEIITLMSPPQLPGASPSGASAGEDGPADGSTELAAAEKDRRLKEKEQQIEELKKKLEQEQKLVEVLKMQLEVEKRGHQQPSQAPAASASPLNRKHFGPVVKEEGALADCSDGRRPESAGVQNPVAKKALVIKQEVPLAKAEPQNVISQFYVGSRRQPQTALVAQPHAVLTAQGTAQLLLPLTLQGPNPAASVQLPVGAVQVQAQPPPGMPNVAPIPSPSSLVPNVPQMHPSPPQPNSPQQQALGQTPQNRKVFPSTSPIAVFSSQNQSVTALPQPLFSQSSSSSIHSGSQVPLVQNGPSAPQKPASPPQSQQYSVPRPLFSHSVTKAKDPPRYEEAIKQTRSMQASQREIASAHSQQMDDLFDILIKSGEISLPTKEEPSLISKMRPVTASITTMPVNTVVSRPPPQVQMAPPLSLDSTSGFSLSLENQLEALLDGTLPAGNEMAALGSSHEDREPFSLPEDLQNDLLNHSQSPMETSDSQFTTSSSCLSLDLPDTHLDNMEWLDITMHGSSSGLTPLSAAAPGMFSTDFLDPQDLQLHWD; this is encoded by the exons ATGCCAC CTTTGAAGAGCCCAGCGGCATTCCACGAGCAGATCAGGAGCTTGGAAAGGGCCCGG actGAAAATTTTCTGAAGCACAAGATACGTAGTAGACCGGATCGATCCGAGTTAGTCAGAATGCACATTCTGGAAG AGACGTTTGCGGAACCTTCCCTGCAGGCGACGCAGATGAAACTGAAGAGGGCCCGGCTGGCCGATGACCTGAACGAGAAGATCGCCCAGCGGCCGGGCCCGATGGAGCTGGTGGAGAAGAACATCCTCCCGGTCGACTCCAGCGTCAAAGAAGCCATTATAG CAGTTGGCCAGGAGAACTACCCCCAGGCTCTGGAGGACTTCTCGTTCGACGAGGACAGCAGCGACGCTCTGTCTCCCGATCAGCCCGCGAGTCAGGAGTCCCAGGGCTCAGCAGCATCCCCCGGAGAGCCCAAAGCGAGGGAAGCGCCATCCCCACCCAAACCAGCCGGCTCTACTAACCAG TATCTCCTGTTAGCATCTTCAGTCTCGGAATTCCTGAAGCCATCTGCTGGAGATCCACACACCACGCACCCCGCCCCTGCTGCCCCTCCCACCGCAAACGCCGCGTCGACCGTGAAGCACTGCAGCGGGCCGACTCTGATAAAG CAGCCGCACCCCAAGAACCCCTCCGACAAGCCCCGGAGCAAGAAATGCAAAGAGCCCAAGCCCCGCGTGAAGAAGCTCAAGTACCACCAGTACATCCCTCCGGACCAGAAAGGCGAGACGGCCGAGCCGCAGATGGACACCAACTACGCCCGCTTGCTCCAGCAGCAGCAACTCTTCCTGCAACTGCAgatcctgagccagcagcagcagcactacaACTACCAGGCGATCCTCCCCGCCCCGCTCAA GCCCGTGAGCGATCCTCAGAGCACCAGCGGGAATGGACCACTGACCACTTTGAACAATAGCACACTGCCGACCACAGCCGGCGCTCCGAGACAGAACAATGCCCTCCCCAACAGGAAACCAGGACCACTGCCTCCTAGCCTGGACGACTTAAAG GTGGCCGAACTGAAAATGGAGCTCAAGCTGAGGGGGTTACCTGTGTCCGGGACGAAAATGGATCTCATCGAGCGTTTGAAACCCTATCAGGACCTGAATAATAATTCTGTCAGCACAAGCAGCGTGTCAGCCACAACGACCTCCGCTAACAATCTAAGTAACCCCGGGGAAGTAGCGGCCATATTCCCCGCCAGTACGCTAAATAAGCCAGCAGCTACTTCCGCGCACTGCTTTTCCTCGGAAGCGCCATCCGCCGGGGCCGGGAGCAAAGCCATGTACGCGGAACGCCTCAGCTCCTCACTGCCCATCTCGCCGTCTCCTTCAGAGCCGTCGAACCTGAGCTCCGACGACGCTAACATGGCCGACGCCTTGAGCGAAATCATAACCCTGATGTCGCCGCCACAGCTGCCGGGCGCGTCGCCTTCCGGGGCGTCCGCCGGCGAAGACGGCCCCGCCGACGGGAGCACGGAGCTGGCGGCGGCCGAGAAGGACCGCAGGCTGAAGGAGAAAGAGCAGCAGATCGAAGAGCTCAAGAAGAAACTggaacaggagcagaagctggTGGAAGTGCTGAAAATGCAGCTCGAAGTGGAGAAGAGGGGCCACCAGCAGCCCTCCCAGGCCCCTGCGGCTTCCGCGTCCCCTTTGAACCGGAAGCACTTCGGCCCCGTGGTCAAAGAGGAAGGCGCTTTGGCAGACTGCTCCGACGGAAGGCGTCCAGAATCGGCGGGCGTCCAGAATCCCGTTGCCAAAAAGGCCCTCGTGATCAAGCAGGAGGTCCCCCTGGCCAAAGCCGAGCCCCAGAATGTCATATCTCAGTTTTACGTCGGCTCGCGCAGGCAGCCTCAGACAGCCCTGGTGGCTCAGCCACACGCCGTCCTCACTGCCCAAGGGacggcgcagctgctgctgccgctcaCTCTGCAGGGCCCAAATCCGGCCGCCTCGGTGCAGCTCCCTGTGGGCGCCGTCCAAGTCCAG GCTCAGCCGCCACCAGGAATGCCAAACGTGGCACCGATACCTTCTCCCTCCAGCTTGGTCCCGAACGTGCCACAGATGCACCCTTCCCCCCCGCAACCCAACAGCCCCCAGCAGCAGGCGCTTGGCCAGACGCCCCAGAACAGAAAG GTGTTCCCTTCTACCTCACCAATCGCAGTGTTCTCCTCCCAAAACCAGTCTGTGACAGCCCTGCCGCAGCCATTGTTTAGCCAGTCCTCGAGCTCAAGCATCCACTCAGGAAGCCAAGTCCCCTTGGTGCAAAACGGACCCAGCGCTCCTCAGAAG CCCGCGTCTCCACCCCAGTCCCAGCAGTACAGCGTCCCGCGGCCTCTGTTCAGCCATTCGGTGACCAAGGCCAAAGACCCCCCACGCTACGAAGAAGCCATAAAGCAGACGCGCAGCATGCAGGCCTCCCAACGAGAG ATTGCCAGCGCACACAGCCAGCAGATGGACGACCTCTTCGATATCCTCATCAAGAGCGGAG AGATCTCCCTGCCGACCAAGGAGGAGCCGTCTCTGATTTCCAAAATGAGGCCCGTCACCGCCAGCATCACCACCATGCCCGTGAACACCGTCGTGTCCCGCCCGCCGCCGCAGGTCCAaatggcccctcccctctccctagaTTCCACCAGCGGCTTCTCGCTCTCCCTGGAGAACCAGCTGGAGGCGCTCCTGGACGGGACTCTGCCCGCGGGGAACGAAATGGCCGCTCTGGGCAGCAGCCACGAGGACAGGGAGCCGTTCTCTCTCCCCGAGGACCTTCAGAACGACCTCCTGAACCACTCGCAGTCGCCCATGGAAACCTCCGACTCCCAGTTCACAACGTCCAGCTCCTGCTTGTCCCTCGACCTTCCGGACACGCACTTGGATAACATGGAGTGGCTCGACATCACCATGCACGGCAGCTCGTCGGGGCTGACTCCTCTGAGCGCGGCGGCCCCCGGCATGTTTTCCACGGACTTCCTCGATCCCCAGGACCTGCAGTTGCACTGGGACTAG
- the MRTFB gene encoding myocardin-related transcription factor B isoform X2, whose translation MERLGTVDPEDDSGSLPRLAPSPHSEAVAHEFQELSLQPILCLPPLNERKNVLQLRLQQRRTREQLVDQGIMPPLKSPAAFHEQIRSLERARTENFLKHKIRSRPDRSELVRMHILEETFAEPSLQATQMKLKRARLADDLNEKIAQRPGPMELVEKNILPVDSSVKEAIIVGQENYPQALEDFSFDEDSSDALSPDQPASQESQGSAASPGEPKAREAPSPPKPAGSTNQYLLLASSVSEFLKPSAGDPHTTHPAPAAPPTANAASTVKHCSGPTLIKQPHPKNPSDKPRSKKCKEPKPRVKKLKYHQYIPPDQKGETAEPQMDTNYARLLQQQQLFLQLQILSQQQQHYNYQAILPAPLKPVSDPQSTSGNGPLTTLNNSTLPTTAGAPRQNNALPNRKPGPLPPSLDDLKVAELKMELKLRGLPVSGTKMDLIERLKPYQDLNNNSVSTSSVSATTTSANNLSNPGEVAAIFPASTLNKPAATSAHCFSSEAPSAGAGSKAMYAERLSSSLPISPSPSEPSNLSSDDANMADALSEIITLMSPPQLPGASPSGASAGEDGPADGSTELAAAEKDRRLKEKEQQIEELKKKLEQEQKLVEVLKMQLEVEKRGHQQPSQAPAASASPLNRKHFGPVVKEEGALADCSDGRRPESAGVQNPVAKKALVIKQEVPLAKAEPQNVISQFYVGSRRQPQTALVAQPHAVLTAQGTAQLLLPLTLQGPNPAASVQLPVGAVQVQAQPPPGMPNVAPIPSPSSLVPNVPQMHPSPPQPNSPQQQALGQTPQNRKVFPSTSPIAVFSSQNQSVTALPQPLFSQSSSSSIHSGSQVPLVQNGPSAPQKPASPPQSQQYSVPRPLFSHSVTKAKDPPRYEEAIKQTRSMQASQREIASAHSQQMDDLFDILIKSGEISLPTKEEPSLISKMRPVTASITTMPVNTVVSRPPPQVQMAPPLSLDSTSGFSLSLENQLEALLDGTLPAGNEMAALGSSHEDREPFSLPEDLQNDLLNHSQSPMETSDSQFTTSSSCLSLDLPDTHLDNMEWLDITMHGSSSGLTPLSAAAPGMFSTDFLDPQDLQLHWD comes from the exons TACTTCAACTGAGGCTGCAGCAGCGGCGGACGCGAGAGCAGCTGGTGGACCAGGGAATCATGCCAC CTTTGAAGAGCCCAGCGGCATTCCACGAGCAGATCAGGAGCTTGGAAAGGGCCCGG actGAAAATTTTCTGAAGCACAAGATACGTAGTAGACCGGATCGATCCGAGTTAGTCAGAATGCACATTCTGGAAG AGACGTTTGCGGAACCTTCCCTGCAGGCGACGCAGATGAAACTGAAGAGGGCCCGGCTGGCCGATGACCTGAACGAGAAGATCGCCCAGCGGCCGGGCCCGATGGAGCTGGTGGAGAAGAACATCCTCCCGGTCGACTCCAGCGTCAAAGAAGCCATTATAG TTGGCCAGGAGAACTACCCCCAGGCTCTGGAGGACTTCTCGTTCGACGAGGACAGCAGCGACGCTCTGTCTCCCGATCAGCCCGCGAGTCAGGAGTCCCAGGGCTCAGCAGCATCCCCCGGAGAGCCCAAAGCGAGGGAAGCGCCATCCCCACCCAAACCAGCCGGCTCTACTAACCAG TATCTCCTGTTAGCATCTTCAGTCTCGGAATTCCTGAAGCCATCTGCTGGAGATCCACACACCACGCACCCCGCCCCTGCTGCCCCTCCCACCGCAAACGCCGCGTCGACCGTGAAGCACTGCAGCGGGCCGACTCTGATAAAG CAGCCGCACCCCAAGAACCCCTCCGACAAGCCCCGGAGCAAGAAATGCAAAGAGCCCAAGCCCCGCGTGAAGAAGCTCAAGTACCACCAGTACATCCCTCCGGACCAGAAAGGCGAGACGGCCGAGCCGCAGATGGACACCAACTACGCCCGCTTGCTCCAGCAGCAGCAACTCTTCCTGCAACTGCAgatcctgagccagcagcagcagcactacaACTACCAGGCGATCCTCCCCGCCCCGCTCAA GCCCGTGAGCGATCCTCAGAGCACCAGCGGGAATGGACCACTGACCACTTTGAACAATAGCACACTGCCGACCACAGCCGGCGCTCCGAGACAGAACAATGCCCTCCCCAACAGGAAACCAGGACCACTGCCTCCTAGCCTGGACGACTTAAAG GTGGCCGAACTGAAAATGGAGCTCAAGCTGAGGGGGTTACCTGTGTCCGGGACGAAAATGGATCTCATCGAGCGTTTGAAACCCTATCAGGACCTGAATAATAATTCTGTCAGCACAAGCAGCGTGTCAGCCACAACGACCTCCGCTAACAATCTAAGTAACCCCGGGGAAGTAGCGGCCATATTCCCCGCCAGTACGCTAAATAAGCCAGCAGCTACTTCCGCGCACTGCTTTTCCTCGGAAGCGCCATCCGCCGGGGCCGGGAGCAAAGCCATGTACGCGGAACGCCTCAGCTCCTCACTGCCCATCTCGCCGTCTCCTTCAGAGCCGTCGAACCTGAGCTCCGACGACGCTAACATGGCCGACGCCTTGAGCGAAATCATAACCCTGATGTCGCCGCCACAGCTGCCGGGCGCGTCGCCTTCCGGGGCGTCCGCCGGCGAAGACGGCCCCGCCGACGGGAGCACGGAGCTGGCGGCGGCCGAGAAGGACCGCAGGCTGAAGGAGAAAGAGCAGCAGATCGAAGAGCTCAAGAAGAAACTggaacaggagcagaagctggTGGAAGTGCTGAAAATGCAGCTCGAAGTGGAGAAGAGGGGCCACCAGCAGCCCTCCCAGGCCCCTGCGGCTTCCGCGTCCCCTTTGAACCGGAAGCACTTCGGCCCCGTGGTCAAAGAGGAAGGCGCTTTGGCAGACTGCTCCGACGGAAGGCGTCCAGAATCGGCGGGCGTCCAGAATCCCGTTGCCAAAAAGGCCCTCGTGATCAAGCAGGAGGTCCCCCTGGCCAAAGCCGAGCCCCAGAATGTCATATCTCAGTTTTACGTCGGCTCGCGCAGGCAGCCTCAGACAGCCCTGGTGGCTCAGCCACACGCCGTCCTCACTGCCCAAGGGacggcgcagctgctgctgccgctcaCTCTGCAGGGCCCAAATCCGGCCGCCTCGGTGCAGCTCCCTGTGGGCGCCGTCCAAGTCCAG GCTCAGCCGCCACCAGGAATGCCAAACGTGGCACCGATACCTTCTCCCTCCAGCTTGGTCCCGAACGTGCCACAGATGCACCCTTCCCCCCCGCAACCCAACAGCCCCCAGCAGCAGGCGCTTGGCCAGACGCCCCAGAACAGAAAG GTGTTCCCTTCTACCTCACCAATCGCAGTGTTCTCCTCCCAAAACCAGTCTGTGACAGCCCTGCCGCAGCCATTGTTTAGCCAGTCCTCGAGCTCAAGCATCCACTCAGGAAGCCAAGTCCCCTTGGTGCAAAACGGACCCAGCGCTCCTCAGAAG CCCGCGTCTCCACCCCAGTCCCAGCAGTACAGCGTCCCGCGGCCTCTGTTCAGCCATTCGGTGACCAAGGCCAAAGACCCCCCACGCTACGAAGAAGCCATAAAGCAGACGCGCAGCATGCAGGCCTCCCAACGAGAG ATTGCCAGCGCACACAGCCAGCAGATGGACGACCTCTTCGATATCCTCATCAAGAGCGGAG AGATCTCCCTGCCGACCAAGGAGGAGCCGTCTCTGATTTCCAAAATGAGGCCCGTCACCGCCAGCATCACCACCATGCCCGTGAACACCGTCGTGTCCCGCCCGCCGCCGCAGGTCCAaatggcccctcccctctccctagaTTCCACCAGCGGCTTCTCGCTCTCCCTGGAGAACCAGCTGGAGGCGCTCCTGGACGGGACTCTGCCCGCGGGGAACGAAATGGCCGCTCTGGGCAGCAGCCACGAGGACAGGGAGCCGTTCTCTCTCCCCGAGGACCTTCAGAACGACCTCCTGAACCACTCGCAGTCGCCCATGGAAACCTCCGACTCCCAGTTCACAACGTCCAGCTCCTGCTTGTCCCTCGACCTTCCGGACACGCACTTGGATAACATGGAGTGGCTCGACATCACCATGCACGGCAGCTCGTCGGGGCTGACTCCTCTGAGCGCGGCGGCCCCCGGCATGTTTTCCACGGACTTCCTCGATCCCCAGGACCTGCAGTTGCACTGGGACTAG
- the MRTFB gene encoding myocardin-related transcription factor B isoform X1, translating to MERLGTVDPEDDSGSLPRLAPSPHSEAVAHEFQELSLQPILCLPPLNERKNVLQLRLQQRRTREQLVDQGIMPPLKSPAAFHEQIRSLERARTENFLKHKIRSRPDRSELVRMHILEETFAEPSLQATQMKLKRARLADDLNEKIAQRPGPMELVEKNILPVDSSVKEAIIAVGQENYPQALEDFSFDEDSSDALSPDQPASQESQGSAASPGEPKAREAPSPPKPAGSTNQYLLLASSVSEFLKPSAGDPHTTHPAPAAPPTANAASTVKHCSGPTLIKQPHPKNPSDKPRSKKCKEPKPRVKKLKYHQYIPPDQKGETAEPQMDTNYARLLQQQQLFLQLQILSQQQQHYNYQAILPAPLKPVSDPQSTSGNGPLTTLNNSTLPTTAGAPRQNNALPNRKPGPLPPSLDDLKVAELKMELKLRGLPVSGTKMDLIERLKPYQDLNNNSVSTSSVSATTTSANNLSNPGEVAAIFPASTLNKPAATSAHCFSSEAPSAGAGSKAMYAERLSSSLPISPSPSEPSNLSSDDANMADALSEIITLMSPPQLPGASPSGASAGEDGPADGSTELAAAEKDRRLKEKEQQIEELKKKLEQEQKLVEVLKMQLEVEKRGHQQPSQAPAASASPLNRKHFGPVVKEEGALADCSDGRRPESAGVQNPVAKKALVIKQEVPLAKAEPQNVISQFYVGSRRQPQTALVAQPHAVLTAQGTAQLLLPLTLQGPNPAASVQLPVGAVQVQAQPPPGMPNVAPIPSPSSLVPNVPQMHPSPPQPNSPQQQALGQTPQNRKVFPSTSPIAVFSSQNQSVTALPQPLFSQSSSSSIHSGSQVPLVQNGPSAPQKPASPPQSQQYSVPRPLFSHSVTKAKDPPRYEEAIKQTRSMQASQREIASAHSQQMDDLFDILIKSGEISLPTKEEPSLISKMRPVTASITTMPVNTVVSRPPPQVQMAPPLSLDSTSGFSLSLENQLEALLDGTLPAGNEMAALGSSHEDREPFSLPEDLQNDLLNHSQSPMETSDSQFTTSSSCLSLDLPDTHLDNMEWLDITMHGSSSGLTPLSAAAPGMFSTDFLDPQDLQLHWD from the exons TACTTCAACTGAGGCTGCAGCAGCGGCGGACGCGAGAGCAGCTGGTGGACCAGGGAATCATGCCAC CTTTGAAGAGCCCAGCGGCATTCCACGAGCAGATCAGGAGCTTGGAAAGGGCCCGG actGAAAATTTTCTGAAGCACAAGATACGTAGTAGACCGGATCGATCCGAGTTAGTCAGAATGCACATTCTGGAAG AGACGTTTGCGGAACCTTCCCTGCAGGCGACGCAGATGAAACTGAAGAGGGCCCGGCTGGCCGATGACCTGAACGAGAAGATCGCCCAGCGGCCGGGCCCGATGGAGCTGGTGGAGAAGAACATCCTCCCGGTCGACTCCAGCGTCAAAGAAGCCATTATAG CAGTTGGCCAGGAGAACTACCCCCAGGCTCTGGAGGACTTCTCGTTCGACGAGGACAGCAGCGACGCTCTGTCTCCCGATCAGCCCGCGAGTCAGGAGTCCCAGGGCTCAGCAGCATCCCCCGGAGAGCCCAAAGCGAGGGAAGCGCCATCCCCACCCAAACCAGCCGGCTCTACTAACCAG TATCTCCTGTTAGCATCTTCAGTCTCGGAATTCCTGAAGCCATCTGCTGGAGATCCACACACCACGCACCCCGCCCCTGCTGCCCCTCCCACCGCAAACGCCGCGTCGACCGTGAAGCACTGCAGCGGGCCGACTCTGATAAAG CAGCCGCACCCCAAGAACCCCTCCGACAAGCCCCGGAGCAAGAAATGCAAAGAGCCCAAGCCCCGCGTGAAGAAGCTCAAGTACCACCAGTACATCCCTCCGGACCAGAAAGGCGAGACGGCCGAGCCGCAGATGGACACCAACTACGCCCGCTTGCTCCAGCAGCAGCAACTCTTCCTGCAACTGCAgatcctgagccagcagcagcagcactacaACTACCAGGCGATCCTCCCCGCCCCGCTCAA GCCCGTGAGCGATCCTCAGAGCACCAGCGGGAATGGACCACTGACCACTTTGAACAATAGCACACTGCCGACCACAGCCGGCGCTCCGAGACAGAACAATGCCCTCCCCAACAGGAAACCAGGACCACTGCCTCCTAGCCTGGACGACTTAAAG GTGGCCGAACTGAAAATGGAGCTCAAGCTGAGGGGGTTACCTGTGTCCGGGACGAAAATGGATCTCATCGAGCGTTTGAAACCCTATCAGGACCTGAATAATAATTCTGTCAGCACAAGCAGCGTGTCAGCCACAACGACCTCCGCTAACAATCTAAGTAACCCCGGGGAAGTAGCGGCCATATTCCCCGCCAGTACGCTAAATAAGCCAGCAGCTACTTCCGCGCACTGCTTTTCCTCGGAAGCGCCATCCGCCGGGGCCGGGAGCAAAGCCATGTACGCGGAACGCCTCAGCTCCTCACTGCCCATCTCGCCGTCTCCTTCAGAGCCGTCGAACCTGAGCTCCGACGACGCTAACATGGCCGACGCCTTGAGCGAAATCATAACCCTGATGTCGCCGCCACAGCTGCCGGGCGCGTCGCCTTCCGGGGCGTCCGCCGGCGAAGACGGCCCCGCCGACGGGAGCACGGAGCTGGCGGCGGCCGAGAAGGACCGCAGGCTGAAGGAGAAAGAGCAGCAGATCGAAGAGCTCAAGAAGAAACTggaacaggagcagaagctggTGGAAGTGCTGAAAATGCAGCTCGAAGTGGAGAAGAGGGGCCACCAGCAGCCCTCCCAGGCCCCTGCGGCTTCCGCGTCCCCTTTGAACCGGAAGCACTTCGGCCCCGTGGTCAAAGAGGAAGGCGCTTTGGCAGACTGCTCCGACGGAAGGCGTCCAGAATCGGCGGGCGTCCAGAATCCCGTTGCCAAAAAGGCCCTCGTGATCAAGCAGGAGGTCCCCCTGGCCAAAGCCGAGCCCCAGAATGTCATATCTCAGTTTTACGTCGGCTCGCGCAGGCAGCCTCAGACAGCCCTGGTGGCTCAGCCACACGCCGTCCTCACTGCCCAAGGGacggcgcagctgctgctgccgctcaCTCTGCAGGGCCCAAATCCGGCCGCCTCGGTGCAGCTCCCTGTGGGCGCCGTCCAAGTCCAG GCTCAGCCGCCACCAGGAATGCCAAACGTGGCACCGATACCTTCTCCCTCCAGCTTGGTCCCGAACGTGCCACAGATGCACCCTTCCCCCCCGCAACCCAACAGCCCCCAGCAGCAGGCGCTTGGCCAGACGCCCCAGAACAGAAAG GTGTTCCCTTCTACCTCACCAATCGCAGTGTTCTCCTCCCAAAACCAGTCTGTGACAGCCCTGCCGCAGCCATTGTTTAGCCAGTCCTCGAGCTCAAGCATCCACTCAGGAAGCCAAGTCCCCTTGGTGCAAAACGGACCCAGCGCTCCTCAGAAG CCCGCGTCTCCACCCCAGTCCCAGCAGTACAGCGTCCCGCGGCCTCTGTTCAGCCATTCGGTGACCAAGGCCAAAGACCCCCCACGCTACGAAGAAGCCATAAAGCAGACGCGCAGCATGCAGGCCTCCCAACGAGAG ATTGCCAGCGCACACAGCCAGCAGATGGACGACCTCTTCGATATCCTCATCAAGAGCGGAG AGATCTCCCTGCCGACCAAGGAGGAGCCGTCTCTGATTTCCAAAATGAGGCCCGTCACCGCCAGCATCACCACCATGCCCGTGAACACCGTCGTGTCCCGCCCGCCGCCGCAGGTCCAaatggcccctcccctctccctagaTTCCACCAGCGGCTTCTCGCTCTCCCTGGAGAACCAGCTGGAGGCGCTCCTGGACGGGACTCTGCCCGCGGGGAACGAAATGGCCGCTCTGGGCAGCAGCCACGAGGACAGGGAGCCGTTCTCTCTCCCCGAGGACCTTCAGAACGACCTCCTGAACCACTCGCAGTCGCCCATGGAAACCTCCGACTCCCAGTTCACAACGTCCAGCTCCTGCTTGTCCCTCGACCTTCCGGACACGCACTTGGATAACATGGAGTGGCTCGACATCACCATGCACGGCAGCTCGTCGGGGCTGACTCCTCTGAGCGCGGCGGCCCCCGGCATGTTTTCCACGGACTTCCTCGATCCCCAGGACCTGCAGTTGCACTGGGACTAG